The window TGCGCGATCAAGGGCGTCTGGTAGAATGGTTTGATGATAAAGGCTATGGCTTTATTCAGCCCAGCGACAGCGCCAAAGACCGCGTCTTCCTGCACATTAAGGACTTTGCCCGGCCCGGCCCGCGGCCGATAGTCGGCTGCGCTTTGGAATACCTGGTGATTTTGGATGAGCGCGGGCGCTGCCGCGCGCAGCAGGTGAGCTATTTAAAGGCCTCGCAAATTCAGGCGGCGAAGAAGCCGGCCAAGGACAATATCGTCAAGCTTCCAAAAAAAGCCTCGGCCATGCAGATGCTGTGCATCGCCTATATTTTAGCGCTGGCGGCGCTGGGCCTTGCCGGCCTTCTGCCCGGCATGGCGGTGCTGGGCATCAGCCTGATCAATACTGTA is drawn from Acinetobacter sp. WCHAc010034 and contains these coding sequences:
- a CDS encoding DUF1294 domain-containing protein; translated protein: MRDQGRLVEWFDDKGYGFIQPSDSAKDRVFLHIKDFARPGPRPIVGCALEYLVILDERGRCRAQQVSYLKASQIQAAKKPAKDNIVKLPKKASAMQMLCIAYILALAALGLAGLLPGMAVLGISLINTVTYWLYAQDKEAAQLGNRRVPENTLHIVSFLGGWPAAWLAQQRLRHKTQKQPFRQIYFCTIAFNILLISWLISPLNPFGG